In a single window of the Elaeis guineensis isolate ETL-2024a chromosome 4, EG11, whole genome shotgun sequence genome:
- the LOC105032358 gene encoding uncharacterized protein isoform X4, whose amino-acid sequence MRKLGLGLGMDPAMPAGATTFRQIKKTRKNSEVAAAAAMTSSGGTLLLFFLLAVLLGALSTFCWINQEFFVSIPAGITKAQNLVIRPNTTHTQTPRPPKPKAKPKPKRPTIPFTCPTGNRTTTRICPSPPRLPLPASSLSPSPSCPDYFRWIHEDLRPWKSTGITQEMVKRARETAHFRLVVLDGRVYMERYRRSFQTRDVFTLWGILQLLRRYPGRIPDLELMFNTEDWPVVPARRNTSAPPPLFHYCANHSTLDIVFPDWTFWGWPEINMKPWEPLKRELKAGNERVRWMDREPYAYWKGNPLVSAARKDLLKCNVSKAHDWNARIYNLSWRKETQIGFKESDLASQCIHRYKIYIEGVAWSVSEKYILACNSLTLLVKPRYYDFFSRSLMPLQHYWPVRSNDKCRSIKYAVDWGNSHKQKDSASILPCEMLGSSRAI is encoded by the exons ATGAGGAAGCTGGGATTGGGACTGGGAATGGATCCAGCGATGCCGGCGGGAGCGACAACTTTTCGGCAAATAAAGAAGACGAGGAAGAACTCGGAGGTGGCCGCAGCGGCGGCGATGACCTCGTCGGGCGGCACTctgcttctcttcttcctcttggcCGTCCTTCTCGGCGCCTTGTCAACCTTTTGCTGGATTAACCAAGAG TTCTTCGTAAGCATCCCTGCCGGCATCACCAAGGCCCAGAATCTCGTCATACGCCCCAACACCACCCACACCCAAACCCCTCGACCACCAAAGCCCAAAGCAAAGCCCAAACCAAAACGACCCACAATACCCTTCACCTGCCCCACCGGCAACCGGACCACAACCCGCATCTGCCCTTCACCACCACGCCTACCTCTCCCCGcctcctccctctccccctctccctcctGCCCGGACTATTTCCGGTGGATCCATGAAGACCTCCGGCCATGGAAGTCGACCGGCATCACCCAAGAAATGGTCAAAAGAGCCCGAGAAACCGCCCACTTCCGGCTCGTCGTCCTCGACGGCCGGGTCTACATGGAGCGCTACCGCCGCTCCTTCCAAACCAGGGACGTCTTCACTCTCTGGGGCATCCTCCAGCTCCTCCGCCGCTACCCAGGCCGCATCCCCGACCTCGAACTCATGTTCAACACCGAGGACTGGCCCGTCGTCCCGGCCCGCCGGAATACGTCGGCGCCGCCACCTTTGTTCCACTACTGCGCCAATCATTCCACACTCGATATCGTCTTCCCCGACTGGACCTTCTGGGGCTG GCCGGAGATCAATATGAAGCCATGGGAGCCTCTGAAGAGGGAGCTGAAAGCGGGGAATGAGAGGGTGAGGTGGATGGACCGAGAGCCTTACGCCTACTGGAAGGGAAACCCCTTGGTCTCTGCCGCTCGGAAGGATCTTCTTAAATGCAATGTATCTAAAGCTCATGACTGGAATGCTCGGATCTATAACCTG AGTTGGCGCAAAGAGACTCAGATAGGTTTCAAGGAGTCGGACTTGGCCAGTCAATGCATTCATAG GTACAAGATTTATATTGAGGGGGTTGCTTGGTCGGTGAGTGAGAAATATATTCTAGCATGCAACTCGCTCACACTGCTGGTGAAGCCTAGGTACTATGACTTCTTTTCAAGGAGTTTGATGCCACTGCAGCACTACTGGCCGGTGCGGAGCAATGACAAGTGCAGGTCCATCAAATATGCTGTTGATTGGGGCAACTCTCATAAGCAAAAG GATTCTGCTTCGATTCTTCCATGCGAGATGTTAGGTTCTTCAAGAGCAATTTAG
- the LOC105032358 gene encoding uncharacterized protein isoform X1 — protein sequence MRKLGLGLGMDPAMPAGATTFRQIKKTRKNSEVAAAAAMTSSGGTLLLFFLLAVLLGALSTFCWINQEFFVSIPAGITKAQNLVIRPNTTHTQTPRPPKPKAKPKPKRPTIPFTCPTGNRTTTRICPSPPRLPLPASSLSPSPSCPDYFRWIHEDLRPWKSTGITQEMVKRARETAHFRLVVLDGRVYMERYRRSFQTRDVFTLWGILQLLRRYPGRIPDLELMFNTEDWPVVPARRNTSAPPPLFHYCANHSTLDIVFPDWTFWGWPEINMKPWEPLKRELKAGNERVRWMDREPYAYWKGNPLVSAARKDLLKCNVSKAHDWNARIYNLSWRKETQIGFKESDLASQCIHRYKIYIEGVAWSVSEKYILACNSLTLLVKPRYYDFFSRSLMPLQHYWPVRSNDKCRSIKYAVDWGNSHKQKAQAIGKEASNFIQEKLKMEYVYDYMLHLLTEYSKLLRYKPTRPRKAIELCSESMACPSKGLQKKFMMESMVKSPHDSAPCNLPPPLEPVELKMLERRKAIAIKQVEMWEQKAQHS from the exons ATGAGGAAGCTGGGATTGGGACTGGGAATGGATCCAGCGATGCCGGCGGGAGCGACAACTTTTCGGCAAATAAAGAAGACGAGGAAGAACTCGGAGGTGGCCGCAGCGGCGGCGATGACCTCGTCGGGCGGCACTctgcttctcttcttcctcttggcCGTCCTTCTCGGCGCCTTGTCAACCTTTTGCTGGATTAACCAAGAG TTCTTCGTAAGCATCCCTGCCGGCATCACCAAGGCCCAGAATCTCGTCATACGCCCCAACACCACCCACACCCAAACCCCTCGACCACCAAAGCCCAAAGCAAAGCCCAAACCAAAACGACCCACAATACCCTTCACCTGCCCCACCGGCAACCGGACCACAACCCGCATCTGCCCTTCACCACCACGCCTACCTCTCCCCGcctcctccctctccccctctccctcctGCCCGGACTATTTCCGGTGGATCCATGAAGACCTCCGGCCATGGAAGTCGACCGGCATCACCCAAGAAATGGTCAAAAGAGCCCGAGAAACCGCCCACTTCCGGCTCGTCGTCCTCGACGGCCGGGTCTACATGGAGCGCTACCGCCGCTCCTTCCAAACCAGGGACGTCTTCACTCTCTGGGGCATCCTCCAGCTCCTCCGCCGCTACCCAGGCCGCATCCCCGACCTCGAACTCATGTTCAACACCGAGGACTGGCCCGTCGTCCCGGCCCGCCGGAATACGTCGGCGCCGCCACCTTTGTTCCACTACTGCGCCAATCATTCCACACTCGATATCGTCTTCCCCGACTGGACCTTCTGGGGCTG GCCGGAGATCAATATGAAGCCATGGGAGCCTCTGAAGAGGGAGCTGAAAGCGGGGAATGAGAGGGTGAGGTGGATGGACCGAGAGCCTTACGCCTACTGGAAGGGAAACCCCTTGGTCTCTGCCGCTCGGAAGGATCTTCTTAAATGCAATGTATCTAAAGCTCATGACTGGAATGCTCGGATCTATAACCTG AGTTGGCGCAAAGAGACTCAGATAGGTTTCAAGGAGTCGGACTTGGCCAGTCAATGCATTCATAG GTACAAGATTTATATTGAGGGGGTTGCTTGGTCGGTGAGTGAGAAATATATTCTAGCATGCAACTCGCTCACACTGCTGGTGAAGCCTAGGTACTATGACTTCTTTTCAAGGAGTTTGATGCCACTGCAGCACTACTGGCCGGTGCGGAGCAATGACAAGTGCAGGTCCATCAAATATGCTGTTGATTGGGGCAACTCTCATAAGCAAAAG GCACAGGCTATAGGAAAAGAGGCAAGCAACTTCATCCAGGAGAAGCTGAAGATGGAATATGTCTATGATTACATGCTCCATCTGTTAACCGAATACTCCAAGCTCTTGAGATACAAGCCTACTAGGCCTCGCAAGGCCATTGAGTTGTGCTCCGAGTCCATGGCTTGCCCTTCAAAAGGCCTTCAGAAGAAGTTCATGATGGAGTCCATGGTGAAGTCTCCTCATGATTCAGCCCCCTGCAATCTCCCTCCACCCTTGGAGCCAGTGGAGCTCAAGATGTTAGAAAGGAGGAAAGCTATTGCCATAAAGCAAGTGGAGATGTGGGAGCAAAAAGCTCAGCACAGCTAA
- the LOC105032358 gene encoding uncharacterized protein isoform X3 — protein sequence MQFFVSIPAGITKAQNLVIRPNTTHTQTPRPPKPKAKPKPKRPTIPFTCPTGNRTTTRICPSPPRLPLPASSLSPSPSCPDYFRWIHEDLRPWKSTGITQEMVKRARETAHFRLVVLDGRVYMERYRRSFQTRDVFTLWGILQLLRRYPGRIPDLELMFNTEDWPVVPARRNTSAPPPLFHYCANHSTLDIVFPDWTFWGWPEINMKPWEPLKRELKAGNERVRWMDREPYAYWKGNPLVSAARKDLLKCNVSKAHDWNARIYNLSWRKETQIGFKESDLASQCIHRYKIYIEGVAWSVSEKYILACNSLTLLVKPRYYDFFSRSLMPLQHYWPVRSNDKCRSIKYAVDWGNSHKQKAQAIGKEASNFIQEKLKMEYVYDYMLHLLTEYSKLLRYKPTRPRKAIELCSESMACPSKGLQKKFMMESMVKSPHDSAPCNLPPPLEPVELKMLERRKAIAIKQVEMWEQKAQHS from the exons ATGCAGTTCTTCGTAAGCATCCCTGCCGGCATCACCAAGGCCCAGAATCTCGTCATACGCCCCAACACCACCCACACCCAAACCCCTCGACCACCAAAGCCCAAAGCAAAGCCCAAACCAAAACGACCCACAATACCCTTCACCTGCCCCACCGGCAACCGGACCACAACCCGCATCTGCCCTTCACCACCACGCCTACCTCTCCCCGcctcctccctctccccctctccctcctGCCCGGACTATTTCCGGTGGATCCATGAAGACCTCCGGCCATGGAAGTCGACCGGCATCACCCAAGAAATGGTCAAAAGAGCCCGAGAAACCGCCCACTTCCGGCTCGTCGTCCTCGACGGCCGGGTCTACATGGAGCGCTACCGCCGCTCCTTCCAAACCAGGGACGTCTTCACTCTCTGGGGCATCCTCCAGCTCCTCCGCCGCTACCCAGGCCGCATCCCCGACCTCGAACTCATGTTCAACACCGAGGACTGGCCCGTCGTCCCGGCCCGCCGGAATACGTCGGCGCCGCCACCTTTGTTCCACTACTGCGCCAATCATTCCACACTCGATATCGTCTTCCCCGACTGGACCTTCTGGGGCTG GCCGGAGATCAATATGAAGCCATGGGAGCCTCTGAAGAGGGAGCTGAAAGCGGGGAATGAGAGGGTGAGGTGGATGGACCGAGAGCCTTACGCCTACTGGAAGGGAAACCCCTTGGTCTCTGCCGCTCGGAAGGATCTTCTTAAATGCAATGTATCTAAAGCTCATGACTGGAATGCTCGGATCTATAACCTG AGTTGGCGCAAAGAGACTCAGATAGGTTTCAAGGAGTCGGACTTGGCCAGTCAATGCATTCATAG GTACAAGATTTATATTGAGGGGGTTGCTTGGTCGGTGAGTGAGAAATATATTCTAGCATGCAACTCGCTCACACTGCTGGTGAAGCCTAGGTACTATGACTTCTTTTCAAGGAGTTTGATGCCACTGCAGCACTACTGGCCGGTGCGGAGCAATGACAAGTGCAGGTCCATCAAATATGCTGTTGATTGGGGCAACTCTCATAAGCAAAAG GCACAGGCTATAGGAAAAGAGGCAAGCAACTTCATCCAGGAGAAGCTGAAGATGGAATATGTCTATGATTACATGCTCCATCTGTTAACCGAATACTCCAAGCTCTTGAGATACAAGCCTACTAGGCCTCGCAAGGCCATTGAGTTGTGCTCCGAGTCCATGGCTTGCCCTTCAAAAGGCCTTCAGAAGAAGTTCATGATGGAGTCCATGGTGAAGTCTCCTCATGATTCAGCCCCCTGCAATCTCCCTCCACCCTTGGAGCCAGTGGAGCTCAAGATGTTAGAAAGGAGGAAAGCTATTGCCATAAAGCAAGTGGAGATGTGGGAGCAAAAAGCTCAGCACAGCTAA
- the LOC105032358 gene encoding uncharacterized protein isoform X2, whose translation MLAGWSSMVQRFFVSIPAGITKAQNLVIRPNTTHTQTPRPPKPKAKPKPKRPTIPFTCPTGNRTTTRICPSPPRLPLPASSLSPSPSCPDYFRWIHEDLRPWKSTGITQEMVKRARETAHFRLVVLDGRVYMERYRRSFQTRDVFTLWGILQLLRRYPGRIPDLELMFNTEDWPVVPARRNTSAPPPLFHYCANHSTLDIVFPDWTFWGWPEINMKPWEPLKRELKAGNERVRWMDREPYAYWKGNPLVSAARKDLLKCNVSKAHDWNARIYNLSWRKETQIGFKESDLASQCIHRYKIYIEGVAWSVSEKYILACNSLTLLVKPRYYDFFSRSLMPLQHYWPVRSNDKCRSIKYAVDWGNSHKQKAQAIGKEASNFIQEKLKMEYVYDYMLHLLTEYSKLLRYKPTRPRKAIELCSESMACPSKGLQKKFMMESMVKSPHDSAPCNLPPPLEPVELKMLERRKAIAIKQVEMWEQKAQHS comes from the exons ATGCTAGCAGGCTGGTCCTCCATGGTACAGCGG TTCTTCGTAAGCATCCCTGCCGGCATCACCAAGGCCCAGAATCTCGTCATACGCCCCAACACCACCCACACCCAAACCCCTCGACCACCAAAGCCCAAAGCAAAGCCCAAACCAAAACGACCCACAATACCCTTCACCTGCCCCACCGGCAACCGGACCACAACCCGCATCTGCCCTTCACCACCACGCCTACCTCTCCCCGcctcctccctctccccctctccctcctGCCCGGACTATTTCCGGTGGATCCATGAAGACCTCCGGCCATGGAAGTCGACCGGCATCACCCAAGAAATGGTCAAAAGAGCCCGAGAAACCGCCCACTTCCGGCTCGTCGTCCTCGACGGCCGGGTCTACATGGAGCGCTACCGCCGCTCCTTCCAAACCAGGGACGTCTTCACTCTCTGGGGCATCCTCCAGCTCCTCCGCCGCTACCCAGGCCGCATCCCCGACCTCGAACTCATGTTCAACACCGAGGACTGGCCCGTCGTCCCGGCCCGCCGGAATACGTCGGCGCCGCCACCTTTGTTCCACTACTGCGCCAATCATTCCACACTCGATATCGTCTTCCCCGACTGGACCTTCTGGGGCTG GCCGGAGATCAATATGAAGCCATGGGAGCCTCTGAAGAGGGAGCTGAAAGCGGGGAATGAGAGGGTGAGGTGGATGGACCGAGAGCCTTACGCCTACTGGAAGGGAAACCCCTTGGTCTCTGCCGCTCGGAAGGATCTTCTTAAATGCAATGTATCTAAAGCTCATGACTGGAATGCTCGGATCTATAACCTG AGTTGGCGCAAAGAGACTCAGATAGGTTTCAAGGAGTCGGACTTGGCCAGTCAATGCATTCATAG GTACAAGATTTATATTGAGGGGGTTGCTTGGTCGGTGAGTGAGAAATATATTCTAGCATGCAACTCGCTCACACTGCTGGTGAAGCCTAGGTACTATGACTTCTTTTCAAGGAGTTTGATGCCACTGCAGCACTACTGGCCGGTGCGGAGCAATGACAAGTGCAGGTCCATCAAATATGCTGTTGATTGGGGCAACTCTCATAAGCAAAAG GCACAGGCTATAGGAAAAGAGGCAAGCAACTTCATCCAGGAGAAGCTGAAGATGGAATATGTCTATGATTACATGCTCCATCTGTTAACCGAATACTCCAAGCTCTTGAGATACAAGCCTACTAGGCCTCGCAAGGCCATTGAGTTGTGCTCCGAGTCCATGGCTTGCCCTTCAAAAGGCCTTCAGAAGAAGTTCATGATGGAGTCCATGGTGAAGTCTCCTCATGATTCAGCCCCCTGCAATCTCCCTCCACCCTTGGAGCCAGTGGAGCTCAAGATGTTAGAAAGGAGGAAAGCTATTGCCATAAAGCAAGTGGAGATGTGGGAGCAAAAAGCTCAGCACAGCTAA